One genomic region from Pararge aegeria chromosome 24, ilParAegt1.1, whole genome shotgun sequence encodes:
- the LOC120634610 gene encoding uncharacterized protein LOC120634610 produces the protein MRITGLDDSVSKGDVAGAVAKVGGCPPEQVLAGEIRQDAGGLGTVWLRCPVAAAKKVLEGGRLLVGWVSAQVKVLDERPQRCYRCLEFGHMRALCTAEIDRSDTCYRCSQTGHKARGCTAVPHCSVCAAAGRVANHRGGSSACIKRSKKRGGRMTGDGPRVPSQPARPSTNAQASGGAKEVPMTEG, from the coding sequence ATGCGCATAACGGGCCTTGATGACTCGGTCTCAAAAGGAGATGTCGCTGGCGCTGTGGCAAAAGTTGGTGGTTGTCCTCCAGAGCAAGTGCTGGCGGGAGAAATAAGGCAAGACGCGGGGGGCCTGGGTACAGTGTGGCTGCGTTGTCCAGTGGCAGCAGCCAAGAAAGTGCTTGAGGGTGGCAGGCTACTCGTCGGCTGGGTGTCAGCCCAAGTCAAGGTGCTAGACGAGCGGCCCCAGCGGTGCTACCGCTGCCTGGAATTCGGCCACATGAGGGCGCTTTGCACTGCCGAGATCGACCGCAGCGACACTTGCTATCGCTGCAGTCAGACTGGCCACAAGGCGAGGGGGTGCACTGCCGTACCGCACTGCAGCGTGTGTGCGGCAGCCGGAAGGGTGGCAAATCACCGAGGAGGCAGCAGCGCTTGCATAAAGCGCAGCAAGAAAAGAGGAGGACGCATGACTGGCGATGGCCCCCGGGTCCCCTCGCAGCCTGCCCGCCCATCCACGAACGCGCAAGCTAGTGGGGGGGCAAAGGAGGTGCCTATGACTGAGGGGTAG